Proteins from one Acidobacteriota bacterium genomic window:
- a CDS encoding methyltransferase domain-containing protein yields the protein MVKPARGAAWPLFLISFLVLFLEVALIRWMPAYIRLLAYFSNFILLASFLGIGVGCLLAPVRANLFKWFPIVQVLLVVAVAAGRLDIAVPQTSESIYFSSGTTDTVVPVESTWFLPLLCIAVAVLFAVLSQRLGREMNAHPPLRAYIVNLGGSLAGVVAFGALSALQSPPVAWFGLAVLAAVPFLRELSRAWMVVGAVCLAVSLGVAHRMSGDTLWSPYYKITAHTQGEETVVEVNNIFHQSMAPVREKEYFYQWPYQVFGDRFEDVLILGAGSGTDVASALQHGAQRVDAVEIDPVIVRLGRQYHPDGPYKDPRVHIVTDDARHYLRTSEKQYDLIVFALIDSLTLQSSFSAVRLESFMFTEEAFRAARRRLKPDGVLVVYNYFREKWLVDRLANSARNVFGEEPKVHIHREHGYLGVMLAGPGVKTVADWPAPPDKVAAYNHPDVVSPGVPLDRDASIRPATDDWPFLYMREPHLPTHYAWALLGVLVVSVAAVVGTVRLAGQRSGGAVRLGPLVPFFVLGAGFMILETKAITQFALIWGSTWVVASATIASVLVMAALGAWLAGRVSRINPWVVGAPLLLLLLAAWFLPIGTIGFRSLAAETAFYSLLTFSPVLLAGLLFSGSLKQTDNVAFAYGANLLGAMVGGVAEYLALVTGYRVLLVAIAACYLIAILLYPSGNRQRATGNR from the coding sequence ATGGTGAAGCCCGCGCGAGGGGCCGCATGGCCCCTCTTCCTGATCTCCTTCCTGGTCCTGTTCCTCGAGGTCGCGCTGATCCGGTGGATGCCGGCGTACATCCGCCTGCTCGCGTACTTCTCGAACTTCATCCTGCTCGCGAGCTTCCTCGGCATCGGCGTCGGCTGCCTGCTCGCACCGGTGCGGGCGAACCTGTTCAAGTGGTTCCCGATCGTGCAGGTGCTGCTCGTGGTGGCGGTGGCCGCGGGCCGACTCGACATCGCGGTGCCGCAGACATCCGAGAGCATCTATTTCTCGAGCGGGACGACCGACACCGTGGTGCCCGTCGAGAGCACGTGGTTCCTGCCGCTGCTGTGCATCGCCGTGGCGGTGCTCTTCGCAGTGCTCTCGCAGCGACTCGGGCGCGAGATGAACGCGCACCCGCCGCTGCGCGCCTACATCGTCAATCTCGGGGGAAGCCTGGCTGGCGTGGTGGCGTTCGGCGCGTTGTCCGCGCTGCAGTCGCCGCCAGTGGCGTGGTTCGGTCTCGCGGTCCTCGCTGCGGTGCCGTTCCTGCGCGAGTTGTCGCGTGCGTGGATGGTAGTGGGAGCGGTGTGTCTGGCCGTGTCGCTGGGCGTGGCGCACAGGATGTCGGGCGACACGCTGTGGTCGCCCTACTACAAGATCACGGCGCACACGCAGGGCGAGGAGACGGTGGTGGAGGTGAACAACATCTTCCACCAGTCGATGGCCCCTGTTCGCGAAAAGGAATACTTCTACCAGTGGCCGTATCAGGTGTTCGGCGACCGCTTCGAGGACGTGCTGATCCTCGGCGCGGGCTCGGGCACCGACGTCGCGTCGGCGCTGCAGCACGGCGCGCAGCGCGTCGATGCCGTCGAGATCGATCCGGTGATCGTCAGGCTCGGCAGGCAATATCACCCCGACGGGCCCTACAAGGATCCACGCGTCCACATCGTCACCGACGATGCACGGCACTACCTGCGGACGTCCGAGAAGCAGTACGACCTGATCGTGTTCGCGCTGATCGACTCGCTCACGCTGCAGTCGTCGTTCTCCGCTGTGCGCCTCGAGAGCTTCATGTTCACCGAGGAGGCCTTCCGCGCGGCGCGACGGCGGCTGAAGCCTGATGGCGTGCTCGTGGTCTACAACTACTTCCGCGAGAAGTGGCTCGTTGATCGCCTCGCCAATTCGGCGCGCAACGTCTTCGGCGAGGAACCGAAGGTCCACATCCACAGAGAGCACGGCTACCTCGGCGTGATGCTCGCGGGCCCCGGCGTGAAGACGGTGGCCGACTGGCCGGCGCCGCCAGACAAGGTGGCCGCGTACAACCACCCCGACGTGGTCAGCCCCGGTGTGCCGCTGGATCGGGATGCGTCCATCCGTCCGGCGACCGATGACTGGCCGTTCCTGTACATGCGCGAGCCGCACCTGCCGACGCACTACGCGTGGGCGCTGCTCGGCGTGCTCGTGGTGTCAGTGGCGGCCGTGGTCGGGACCGTGCGACTGGCAGGGCAGCGGTCTGGCGGTGCGGTGCGTCTCGGCCCGCTCGTCCCGTTCTTCGTCCTCGGCGCGGGGTTCATGATCCTCGAGACGAAGGCGATCACGCAGTTCGCCCTGATCTGGGGATCGACGTGGGTGGTGGCGTCTGCGACGATCGCGTCGGTGCTGGTGATGGCCGCGCTCGGCGCGTGGCTGGCGGGTCGCGTCTCGCGCATCAATCCATGGGTGGTTGGCGCGCCCCTGTTGCTGTTGCTCCTGGCCGCCTGGTTCTTGCCCATCGGGACGATCGGCTTCCGCTCGCTGGCCGCGGAGACGGCGTTCTACTCGCTGCTCACGTTCAGTCCCGTGCTGCTCGCGGGCCTGCTGTTCAGCGGGAGCCTGAAGC